GGAAGCGACCGGTGTTGGTCTATTCCCCGGGGCTCGGCGAGCCCCGGACCTGGGGCACCACCCTGGTCGCGGATCTTGCCAGCCGGGGCTATGTCGTAGTCACGATCGACAACACCTACGAATCCCCGGAAGTCCAGTTCCCCGACGGTTCTCTGGCCACCATGGTCACGCCTACGGACCCCGATGCCTTCATCAGGAAGTCCCTCGCCGTGCGGACCACCGACACCGGTTTCGTCCTGGACCAGTTGGGCCTGCTGAACGCCGGTCACCAACCCGACACGGACGGCCGGCGGCTGCCGAAGGGTCTCGCCGGAGCGCTCGACCTGTCCAAGGTCGGTATGTTCGGCCACTCGATGGGTGGCACGGCCACGGCCACGGTCATGGATGCTGACCCGCGAGTCAAAGCCGGCATCAACATGGACGGCAACCTGACCAACTTCGACGGCACCCTCATGCCAGTGGCGGAACACGGGCTCACACGGCCGTTCCTGTTCATGGGCAAGGACGGGACGACGGACACCGGCCCCGGCTGGCAGGCGTTCCGCGCCCACACCCCCGGCTGGACCCGCCAGCTGACCCTACGCGGCTCGGAACACGCGTCCTTCACGGACGCGGAGGCGCTGCTCCCGCAGCTGGGCCTGCCGCCGGCCACCCAGACGCAGAACATCGGGATCATCGATCCGGCCACGGCGATACGTACCAACGAGGCCTACATCTCCGCGTATTTCGACCACTGGTTGCGCGGGCGGTCGGACCGACTGCTGAACGGGCCGTCAGACCGGTACCCAGCAATGGAGTTCGTCGACTGATCACCCCGGCCGGGGCACTTGGCAAGGTGGGTCAGGTTGGTGTTGCTTCGGTGCCCGCCACGTCATCAGTCTCATCTGCCTCATCAGCGCGCCAGAGGCACCTGAAGGCTTCGAGTTCGGTTCGAGGGAAGGGCCTGCCCCACGTGTCCCGGTAGCCGCTCTCGTGCCCTTGGTCTCCGGCTCACCCGCGGTGAGCCGGGCCACCGCCGTCAGGAACTCCCCGGGCGCATCGCTGATGTAGGAGGCGGTAAGTAAGGCTTTCGCCTGGTGATCCTCGACCGTGCAGTCGGCCACCTATGTGCCACCTCGCCGACTACGTGAGCCGTCGGCACGGGGGAACGGCCCGGCTGGTGAGATTCCCGCCGTCCGCGCGGCCGCCCGATCACTCGTCGTTCACCCAGCGCATGAGCCGTTGGAGGGGGTAGAAGCCGTCGTGGACAGGCCCGGCGGCATGCCACCCGCTCCGCCGAGGGAGACGACTCGTTGCACTCCGGCGCAGGCGACGGCGCCGCGGAGTTCCGGTTTGCGGGTACCTGGGTAGACGCCGACCGTCTGGGTGGCGACCCCCGCGTGGAGGGCCGCTTCGGAAAGGGCGGCGACCGGGACGACGTTGACGATTTTTCCGTCAGGATGGGAGTCCACCGGCTCCGGTGAGCGGATGACCAGGCCCCGGCCGTCGCACCCGCCCCACACCCGGTAGTCGGGCGCCAGCGAGCGCAGTACGTCGATCTCCTCTCGGAGTTCCGCAGGGACCCGCGGGCCGTCTGCGGAGCTGAACTCCCGGGCGACGCCGAGGCGTTCGCACAGCAGCGCGGTGTACCCGTCGGCGTCCTCCTCCGAGCCCTCGACGAACTGGAAGCGGCTGGCCACGCACGCCTGCTGGTTGAAGAACGTGGCGTCGGCGGCTCCGGCGTCGGCCGCCAGGGCCAGCGACTCGGGCGACTCGAAGGCCTCTCGGCCGATCAGCGAGATGGACGTCCTGGGGTCGAAGGACACGAGTTCGAACCCCGGACCGACATATCGCAGCGCCCCGCGGATCGTGGACTCGCCGCCCCAGGCGACCAGCTTGTCGAAGAACTGGGGGCGTAACAGCCCGCTCTCCACCGTCTCGTCGCCGCCGCGCCAGTACGCGGCGGAGAACGAGCGCACCACGGGATGGCCGGGGGCGACGGCGGCCACCCCGTGGTGCGCAGGATCGCGGTCGCCTGAACAGGCCGTTCGAGGGCAGTCTGAGGAGGCGGTGCCACCGTGACGTACCGCGTGACGAAGTCCGGAGGTTCGGTGACCGGAACCGTCGGCTGACGGACAATCCCCGCCCCAGGTGCCGGACCCGGCGCATGGGGTCCTGGGTGGGGCTGTGCACTCACGGAACTGCGCCAGAAACATTGAGTCATACGGTCGCCGACCTTGCGTCCGACCGAACGTTCCCTGAAGAGAATCCCGTCGTTCGCACCACCGAGGAGCCTGGCCTAGACCACCTGGTCAAGTTTCGATCTCCCCTGCCCGAGGCGGCGACACAAGCGGGTTACCAGCGGTACGTTCCCGCTGCCCCCTCCACTTCACAGGAGTTCAGCTTCATGCGCCGTCTTCTCACCTGCCTCACGGCCGCGGCCGTCACCTGCGGCGGGTTCGTCGCGACCGCGTCCCCGGCAGCCGCCGCGGACCCGGTCTCCGGGACCTTCAGCACCCTCACCTACAACGTCGCCGGTCTGCCGTCGATCCTCTCCAGTGCGTCCACGCCGCGCGACACCAGCACCACGGCCATCGGCCAGCGCATCGCGCCGTACGACATCGTGCACGTCGAGGAGGACTTCAACTACCACGCCAACCTGTACGCCGGGGACACGGCGCACGCCTACCGCACACCCACCAGTGGCGGTGCCGCTATCGGCAGCGGGCTCAACACGCTGTCCAAACTCCCTTACGACGAGGACGACTTCGAGCGCGTCCACTGGAACTCCTGCCAGTGGGACTCCGGCGACTGCCTGACTCCCAAGGGGTTCACCTTCATGCGTGAGCGCCTCGCGGAGGGCGTTTACGTCGACTTCTACAACCTGCACACCAACGCGGGCACCAACGACGGCGACGAGGCCTCACGCGCCGACAATCTCAACCAGCTCACCGCCTTCATCAAGGCCCACTCCGCGGGCAACGCGGTCGTGGTCATGGGTGACACCAACACCCGCTACACGCGCGCCGCCGACACCATCGCCGAGTTCGGCGCCGCCAACGGGCTGACCGACGCGTGGGTCCAGCTGATCCGTGGCGGCACCCCGCCGATCAAGGGCAGCGACGCCCTCGTCTGCGATCAGACCGGTCCCACCGTGCCCAACACCTGCGAGGTCGTCGACAAGATCCTCTACCGCGGCAGCAAGCTGGTCTCGCTGAACGCCACGTCCTACAACAACGAACACGCCAAGTTCCTCACGGACGGCGGTCTCATGCTGTCCGACCACGACCCGGTCGCGGTCGGCTTCTCCTGGTCGCGCAACGCGGACTTCCAGCTCAGCGACCAGTCCGGCGGACCGCACGGCGACTACTACAACGACATCGACG
This genomic interval from Streptomyces sp. B21-083 contains the following:
- a CDS encoding jacalin-like lectin — translated: MRRLLTCLTAAAVTCGGFVATASPAAAADPVSGTFSTLTYNVAGLPSILSSASTPRDTSTTAIGQRIAPYDIVHVEEDFNYHANLYAGDTAHAYRTPTSGGAAIGSGLNTLSKLPYDEDDFERVHWNSCQWDSGDCLTPKGFTFMRERLAEGVYVDFYNLHTNAGTNDGDEASRADNLNQLTAFIKAHSAGNAVVVMGDTNTRYTRAADTIAEFGAANGLTDAWVQLIRGGTPPIKGSDALVCDQTGPTVPNTCEVVDKILYRGSKLVSLNATSYNNEHAKFLTDGGLMLSDHDPVAVGFSWSRNADFQLSDQSGGPHGDYYNDIDAVPAGARPVSLSLRSGSRVDSVGLTLDNGTVLTHGGTGGTASSLTLGSGEYVTSAQLCQGSKDGHTRIFYAKFTTSLGRSLSGGSTTSDCVTRTAPSGWQLAGFHGRAADEIDKLGVIFTKR
- a CDS encoding acyl-CoA reductase codes for the protein MAAVAPGHPVVRSFSAAYWRGGDETVESGLLRPQFFDKLVAWGGESTIRGALRYVGPGFELVSFDPRTSISLIGREAFESPESLALAADAGAADATFFNQQACVASRFQFVEGSEEDADGYTALLCERLGVAREFSSADGPRVPAELREEIDVLRSLAPDYRVWGGCDGRGLVIRSPEPVDSHPDGKIVNVVPVAALSEAALHAGVATQTVGVYPGTRKPELRGAVACAGVQRVVSLGGAGGMPPGLSTTASTPSNGSCAG
- a CDS encoding alpha/beta hydrolase family protein — translated: MTEEQSIKQRSNRRRGLRAAVACAVIVISALGAVLPAEAAAAPTESAPAVNAAPLSLPVPTGRYGVGEVPLHLVDHSRPDPWQSGRQDRELMISVYYPTTRGEGHRAAPYMLPKAAAHFDSVTVNDYLGMNLPTGQINWAATATHVVQGAPATQVGGKRPVLVYSPGLGEPRTWGTTLVADLASRGYVVVTIDNTYESPEVQFPDGSLATMVTPTDPDAFIRKSLAVRTTDTGFVLDQLGLLNAGHQPDTDGRRLPKGLAGALDLSKVGMFGHSMGGTATATVMDADPRVKAGINMDGNLTNFDGTLMPVAEHGLTRPFLFMGKDGTTDTGPGWQAFRAHTPGWTRQLTLRGSEHASFTDAEALLPQLGLPPATQTQNIGIIDPATAIRTNEAYISAYFDHWLRGRSDRLLNGPSDRYPAMEFVD